GAGGTCTTGATACCAACTCCGAAGTAGGGGGGATAGGGATTCGCCTTCAAATAGGTAGCTGCTAAATGTTGCATTCAAGGGTTTATTGCGACTATACATGAGCAGGATAACTATTTCTAACTGCAAGACTGTGATAAGCAGTATCCATGAATGTTTGTGAAAGGTTTATCAAGTAGTTGCACATCCGTGTAGGAGTGGTCTAATGTTTCCCGGCTAAATTTAATACAtccctcgactgacagttttgtctGGACTGGTGTCGGAAGTGAGGTCCCAGACCCCAGCTCAACCGCGATGGAAGCGCTAGTCATTTACATCTAAATGTAATGCGATAACCAACAAGTTTAAGTAGTAAAAAGTATCCTTCTAATTATATGGACGATGAAATATGAGAAAAGTATTTAAAATGCCATTACAGAACCTTACTGAcccttaatacacttcctttgtcagcaacgaagcagttgtgggtgcatgTCATTCCGTCCCCGTGGTAGTTTTGAtcgcagtaacatttacggacaccggtCCTCGTATCGCAGATTGCGtgttcactacactggtaactctcatctataagccggttgttcctacaagttgattttcgtgtacatcttgaattagGGTGAAACTGGCCCTCCTAAGTTAGATAttcagtaaaaaaaacaaagtgaaTATACGCATTTGCAGTTGTCACAATGAAATGTACAATATTTTAACGTTGTATGACTAATGCAAAATGACTGATATAGGTATGGGTATGATCCTTCAAGAAAGTTTCATGAGGTCTTGATACCAAATCCAAAGTAGGGAAGGGGGTGTAGGAATTCGTCATTAACAAAAATAGCCGTCAAATGATGCATACAACAACTTATTTCGATATTTTCGATACATTAGGCCTGCAATTAGTTCATACTGCAAGACTGTGGTAAGGTGTATCTATAAATTTTTGTGTAAGGTTTATGAAGGGGTTGCACACCCGTAAAGGAGAAGTGTTATGCTTCCCGACTAAATGTAGTACAtccctcgactgacagttttgtctGGACTGGCGTCGGGAGTGGGTCCATAATCTGGGTTAATCGCGATGCGAACGCTACTTGGATATTTGTTAATGTATTGCGATACTCAACAAGTTTAAATAGTAAAAGGATTCTTTCTAATTATATGGAAAATTAATTAAAAGCAAATCTTATAAAATTTCATAACAGATTgtactgacccttaatacacttcctttgtcagcaacgaagcagttgtgggtgcacgtcactccgtccccatggtagttttgattgcagtaacatttacggacaccggtcctcgtatcacaggttgcgtgttcactacactggtaactctctTCTATAAGACGGTTGTTCatacaagttgattttcgtgtacatcctGAATTAGCGTGAAACTGGTCCTCCTAAGTTAAATATTTAGTGAAAATAccaataaatgaattatgaattgCAGGTGTTAGAGTGTAATGTACCGCATGACAAATGCAAAATTCCCCTCGATGGATTTAGGTAAAGGTATGAAActttaagaaattttgataagGTCTTGATACCGACTCCAAAGAAGTTGGCCTAGGGATTCGCATTGAAAACAAATAGCCGTTAAATGTTGCATTCAACAACTTATTCGATATTTTCGATACATTAGGCTTGCAATTGGTTCTAACTTGGATACTGTGGTAGGAAGTatgtatactttttttttgaaatgtttataaaGGGGTTGCACACCCGTATAGGAGTGGTCTTATGCTTCCCGCTTAAGTTTAATACATCCCTCGACACATCTTGTATTGATGTAAAAactgccctcctaatttaagatattcagcaaaacaaaactaataaataaattatgaattTGCGGTTTTAACATTGAAATGTACGGAATTTCAACGGTGGGTGGCCAATCCTCTCAACCGCGATTCGTATACTTCTCggttatatgttaatgtaatgcAATGATCAACAAGTTTAAATAGTAAATGGTTTCCTTTTACTTATATTGAACATTAATTAAAAGTAAATCATTTAAATTGAAACAACCATACTGACcgttaatacacttcctttgtcagcaacgaagcagttgcatTGGTTCAGAGGGATGCATTGTTCTTCCTGTCTCAGATAATCACCGACACAAACACATTGCTCTGTTTCTCTACGAGATGTAGCCGAGATGCAAGTGTCAGGGTCATCACAAGTCCTCTCACATAtctcattgctaaatatctcattagccGGACACCGTTCAGGGATTATTCCTAGAGAACAGGAcagaataaaatgtaaataatagtAACCGGTATCAGACACGAAGTATAAGACACGTGGCAAAGAATAGTTTTTGTCATTCCTTCAATACTATCAATACTATACAATGGCTATCAGAACGTTACTGAAAAGAAACATACCTTCAGAAGCATTTTGAATTAATCTAGAATATTTTAAATCATCTAGTGGTCGTTCCGTAgtcacattaatgttaatataaatTCAGCATTACGAGATAACAACCCATCCTTTATTGAACAACTGGTTTGAAACCAAATAGTCATATCCTATTTCTGTTCACAGTTTCTCTCGGTGTTAGTTAACTGCTTTCTGAAAACAATGATAATTAATAACAGCATCGAATCATTTGCGTTGGTTGTTCTGATCAAACTGGGAGACGTAACTGTTTTAAGTGTAAACGTTCTGTTGTCCAAACGTTAGATACTGTTTCTTGTTCAGAGCCAAGATAAGAGTTAAGTACGAAGCAGTCTTACAGTAAGTGTGTAATTACACTTTGGCCAGAATAAACAATTAAGTTTAAACAcgtttacattttaaatttaataaacgatcacaattatttttaatttttggctTTAAATTTAATAAGAATGTAAAAGACACTTACCATCTGATTTTACGAATGTACCTAAACTAGAGATATGATATTTcccccattcatctgagatTCGAAACTTGTCGTATGTAACATAGTAAGTATCTCCAGCAACGTTCTCAAAGTCCATTCGCAGTTGGTAccgcttttgatttgttaagacggtaattttctcatttccgatcCAAAACTCACTTCCtagaaagccaaagccatttCTGAATTCTTTCCAATTTCTATTAAAATTGACAGAATCCGATCTTCGTCGCTGTAATACCTACAACGAATATCAAAGAAGTCAAGCTTTGACTAGGACGTtattaaaaatgtattattCTTTCCTTCCTGCAATGCGATTAGTTGCTAACAGTtacaacagagaaaaaaaacttataaTTTCTAATTTTACTTCGTAGTGTGGGCTGGAGGTTTACAGTTTTCTTAGAAGATGAACCACAGTGtacttaatttcaaaataaataaattaattgattCATATTTCGTTtcgaaaaaaaatatcaaaattatgaaataaccATTTTGTATGAAATCGGTACATATTCGTCTATGCAAAATTGAATACATTTGTACAAAACTAGTTAAAGTTGAAAAGGAGAAATCAAGTAAACACccataccgtccatccaccactatcaagatcattatcacagtaagcctcaaacggttccggatagccatctggtttaataaggAACACTCCAGATGTATTGTGGGTAGAGGAACAGGTATTCGATACTTCTTTGCAATCCCTCGGATACGCtggttgttgaaaaacaaagtatgatATACCTTTatggaaaggaaaacaaagtaaaaatgtTATTGCAATTGAAAATTCAGTTCAATTAATGAATATATCGCCTTTGATTATATGTCAATTGTTATAGACATGGATTAGTTACTATGAGAGTAAGATAATAGGTCAGTTTTTATACCAATTATTACTCAACTACCATATAAAGGGAAGATATAGCGACTAAATCAAATACAGTAATCGTCATTTAATTCAtatatgttttgaagcattGGTTCTCAGTCTGCAATGGAAATTGATTTTGCATCAAGTTTCCGTAGTTATCAATCATATCCAAGTTTGATCAAAAGACTCATGAAAAAAGTCAAATTCCATTTAACTTACCTGGAAAAAAAATAGATGTAGCACGTAGAACATGACATGATCAAAATATACGGCTCAGAGGAAATCAATGTTATAATATATGTTAGGAAATGGTGGCacgattgaaaaacaaaacgtcTAGAGCGACCATTAAATAACCTTGAACATTCCAAGCCTTTCAATTTGTCCAACTGATGTGTTAACGTTTATAATACATAGGTGATATAACTTACAGAGGTTGCTTCTTATTATAACGTAAATCATATAACATTACAATTACACCTACCTGAAGATCTTCCCTCGGCACTGACGATTACCTGTGTAATAATAGACATTTCTGAATACATTACAAGACATACAGAGTATTGCAATCAACACTAAGCAGGATCAGATTAAATCTAATGTTAATGTATAATGAACCAGTTCGAGGGAAAGGAAGAGCATTTCGAGAACTTGTCCcaaaaaatgttatattaaaacaAGTAATGTCGATTTGAACTATGGTAAATTCTCCTGATCACCACTTTATATGATTTGCTTGTTTTTTCTATATTCCATATCTGATTTACAGGTCAATGATTACTTACAGAGTGCAACTTTCTTCCAGGAAGCATTAGATTGGCATTTTCCACTCTCGTACATGATATGCAAGCTAACGCGAGAGAACAAAGGCAATAGCCGGCTGCTTGAATAAACTGCTTTGTTGCTTAATGCagacagatgttctttgttcatgttatattttgacataaGAACATTTCAGACATGAGTTGTAACGCATTTGTGTTTGACAGTCCATCATAACGGGTATGGATCATAAGCTATTCTTTCTGGAATACAATTACTGTTTTTTGATACTTACCGTGCACATGAAACACTGCGAATTAAAGGTGCCATTTTACTTGTAAGGTAAGTGCATAGACATATACCATTATACCTTACTAAATAAACAAGTGAAGCAGCACTGTagaagctcagctaagcttctatttgaTAAGTTTGTTTCAAGTGTTGTGCAGATATCCTGAATATtggttttggccgatatccgatattacAATCCCAATATCGGCCCATATTCCGATATTTTAAACAGCAATAATGATGGTCAAACTACACGTTAAGTCTTGCtttaatacatacagtatcataATTATAATCGACTGTCTTAAGTTATTGTCGTTTTTCACAACTCAAACGCAGTAACAGCTTATTTAACTATCATTTGCTGAAAAAAGGGCATATTCTATAACATGTTTCCTATCCTAAATAAACGATTACATTTCCCACCAAGTTGATATGCATGGAATTATGTGCTatcattttgtgtgtgtaaaaaCACAAGCCTAGACTTCCTGTTTCTTCTGTTGCACTATTCGTTACTCTGTTTGACCAACTATGTGCAACACTTAGGCTGCAAGTCTTATACAAACTGCCTTCAAATGGAGCCACGAATTTCTTAGCAAAAGTGACATCATGTCACGAATAAGCTCATTTAATGTAGAAAAGACAGGAGCATTTCCCGGCTAAGAACTTTAACTACTCCTTGTGTTTAACTTTTTCTACGATTTTCTAATTACCGTAGACAATTATGTCCTTCCATTAGCCGGCTATACTAACAGCTAAGCCTAGCCAAAATTAGCAAGTGCTtcgtgtttgaaatatttcgtaAACCAGTCGACAACAAATTGTGATAAGCAAACTTGATTCTCAAACTAAAATCTTTTCTTTACCCATTGCTGTTTCACAGAATGCATACATGATACTCTTTGCAGCTTTTGAAAGGTACATAATGAGTTAGTAGGGGGTTTCCATGTGATAAAACTTTTATTCTCAGCCTAAGACTCAGAAGCACTGTGCAAGTTAGTGTGATAGGCTACTACAAGTCATATACATATAGTTCCATAAGTTACTTCTTACATTGTGTTACACCCCGGTGCATTTTTCGTAGGTCTGAATATGCCATATTTACAACTTTGCTTGTGCAAAATGTTTCTTGGACTCTTGCCAAGAATATTTGCAAGGGCAAAAcagtgaaatttattttaaagcgCGACAGAGACTGCTTTTTACGGGCTATAAGAAGCGTTAAGTGGCCTGACTGGTCCGtttatatctataaatataaatCAGAACTGCTTGTTTGACAAGCTGATCGGCATATTGGCCACTGGCTATGAATCGAAATCGAAACTGAGGCTAAAATTGTTGAGAACATTGCAAAAACAAGAAGTGGCTTTGTTAtggaaaaaaaagttcaaaatcGGTTTGCCGTTATCGGCATTGGGCCTTAGTTTCATGATGCCGATATGCCGCCGATATCACAAACTATTATTGGCGCAACACTAGTTTTGATTGGAAATATTTTGAGCAGTTTTATCCATATTTTTGTTCGTAAGGTATCAGTCATAGGTTAAATAACGATGTCAGTACCTTATGCCGTATGCTCCTTCTTAGCAGACATAGGCCTAGTTTTTTACAATGTTAGAAATTTGTAATACTTGAAATGGTAACTCCGAAATGtaagacaacaacattaaaagCTAAATCAACATATTCACTTGGtatagaagaaaaataaagattTAACGTTAAAATTGTGTCATCTACAACATGATGATAACATTACATAGTGTGTCATTGCTCTCGTAACAGTAGAGAAGGGTCGGAAGCAGCTTaaacaaatacattttttcttgtttggtaACTCCGAATAATACTAATATAGACAGGTTAGAACAGCCAAGCACATTACAATTCAAATTTTATGAAATGACGATGATGTCTGTCaagacaaaaacataatgtataGCATTTCCAGTACATGAAGTGAATCTAGACAATTCTCTGAATaaccagaagaaaaaaaaacaagctgtAAAACATTCCTGGAAGTTTAACAGTTCTCTGATGTTTTCTTCTCcatcaaatttgtgaaaattcttgaaaacaatgttttcacaTGGGTCATCTTGTCAATAGTTTTAACACGTCGAACAGGTCAAGGGTTACTTTTGGCACAATTTAGTATCCTTCTAGAAGAATATGGCCATTAGATACAAGACTATGGTATCACATTTACCTAaagttataaattataaaatctaCATAATCGAAATCATTACGTGGATTGATTTGAGCTATTTAGGAGTACATTTTATACTTTGCTGTTGCCAAAAGAGTAAAGtacacaatataatacaatCTCTACAAAGAGATTGAAGCGTAAcggggagggagggggcgggAGATATATTTTTATCGTCGAATATGTTATTCTGGAAGCAACGCCTTACACTGTTTGAGACGTTACTGCTGTCTCTGTACACTACATTGTATTTATAATCACAGAATGCTAAATATCACATGCCGTATTTTCCCTTTATAAAATGCTGGTGCGAACTATTGCCAGAACATATCATTTGGAGGAATTCAATTTGATATCTTTTAACATACTACCATACATGGAGTAGTTATAAGTGTTACGACATTACTTTCCAGTTTTTGCAACATGTTAGAAAAGAGACATTTAAATACAGTGTgatatatttaatgtttaatttttacAAATCTATCATCAATGTCCATTTTAAGTATTGGGAGAGTTCACTTTTGGATACTGAACTacattacaacttacatgttaCTGTTAAACGACAAACGAAACTTTAAGTTATTTAGCCACATGGTATAATAAAGGGAAGGTGTGAGTCGTGTGGGAAGGAGGAAGTCATAAAAGACAGCGAAGAGGGAGAGTATGGGTGGGGATCGGTGACTACTCCCATCGCATACATGTTTTGGAGATAGAGTACATTTTCAGTAGGAGAGTATGTATATCTGTCTTTCTCGTAGCAGTTTATTTCCAGATTATACATTGCCACTAAATGAACTATTTCTCACAGTTGTAGTTAATATATGCATCAATTTTTTAATCCTGTAATATTCCAAAATTTGACTAAAACATCACTTTGGATTGTCATTAAAATGTTGGTGAATTTGATtacgtcaatttttttttctataaaaatgaaatataatttacaGCTTACAGATTTATCCTAACTTGAACTTAAACAAAAAACTAAAGACAAAACAAGAAACCATGTTTTAAAGAATTCCTGATCAACATAACTTTGCAATTAAAATTGAAGAGTATAATTATTTAAGTACAAGCCACCAGAATAAGAATCATGTTAGCTTTAAGGTGTTAGAAATGTTCTCTGCATCTACACTGAGTTATTCCTCTAGGAATATGGCCTTTAGTGATTTTCTTATGATAGGGTGAAATTGTAGTTTTACTTTGTCCTAAATATGGCTTATACACTTTAATGTAACAAAAGGGATTAAATGGAAGAAAACATACAAATCTTCCgtgaaatttgatttatttgataagGCATTACATAGTTTTcaaacagttttctttttcttactaTTTGTCTGGATTGGTGGCACAAAGAATAAAGAAACATTCTActacaaattttattttgactatGGTTcaaaaactgatttttttcaatataaatCAAAtgcaatttacattttgttgagaAAGCTCTCGCTCCAATTATGTTGTATTACTAATTCTCTACGTTGATTTAACTGTTATAGATTAATCCTTATTggaagtaaaaaacaaaaaacaaagcaataacaaaaCTAAAGCCGGAACAATAAACAATGTTTTAAAGAATTCCTGATCAACATAACTTTGCATTTAAGATTGAAGAGTATATTTATTTAGGTACAAGCAGCTAGAATAAGAATCAGGTTATTTTTAAAGTGTTAAAATGTTTTCGGCTTGTACAATGAATAAATTTCCTAATAATATGGCCTTTAGTGGTTTCCTTATGATAGAGTGAAGTTGTAGCTTTACTAAGTCTAAAATATGGCTTATTCTTGATACTATAATGCAACAAAGGGGATTTAATGGATGGAAACATACAAATCTTCCTTGAAATTGAATCATTTGATGAGGCATTTACATAGttcttaaacagttttctttttcttactttttgtcTGGATTGGTGGCACAAAGAATAAAGAAACATTCTActacaaattttattttgactatgattccaaagttttttttttcaataaaaatcaaatgcaatttacattttgttgagaAAGCTCTCGCTCCAATTATGTTGTACTACTTATTCTCTACGTTGCTTTAACTGTTATAGATTAATCCTTAttggaagtaaaaaaaaaaaaaaaacaagaacaaaactaAAGACagaacaaaaaaacatgttttaaagaATTTCTGATCGACATAACTTTGCATTTAAAATTAAAGAGTGCAATTATTTAAGTACAAGCAGCCAGAATAAGAATCGGGTTATTTTTAAACTGTTAAAATGTTCTCGGCTTGTACACTGAATTATTTCCCTAGTAATATAGCCTTTAGTGGTTTCTTATAATAGACTGAAGTTGTAGTTATACTATGTCTTAGAATATGGCTAATTCTTGATACTATAATGTAACAAAAGGGATTTAATGGAAGAAAACATACAAATCTTCCgtgaaattgatttatttgataatGCATTTACATACTTTTTAAATAGCTTTCTTTTTCTAACCTCATGTCGGTATTGATGGCACAAAGACTAAAGAAAAAGATTTTTATTTAGATTATGACTTTAAACATATAACTATTATCCACCTTTAAAATTCACATTGCACTGTAAAGATTGGTTTGAAACTTAAATAATTTGAACGACACAACCTAAACTATGTACAAAGCTAATGATTAGTTTACATCATTCAAATGACTCGAAAAGGTAaatcaaatgttacaaaaatggcAATTTAAAAGCTCTCATAAAAACTCTAAACGCAGAAGTAACGCCTATGACATTAAAAGGTGcctttgtgggttttttttaattctatttTATTCAATTACAGATCGTGTAATAACAATACTATAAGAAAACAATGCTCTTACAATAATATTACTTGTCATTACCATCACCAAATCGCTACTGCTTACTAGACTTCAAcgattttgaaatttaaaaggcATGCGAtagagatgtttttttttttaactttgtcGTTTCAAGTCAAATAAATGAACATGTCTGACATTTTTTGCTCTTATGTCaataatcttttaaaaattgcgGTTAACACAAGTGTATTTATCAAGATAAGAAAGCGGAATATTGGGATAATATTTCCTGGGAATTACTAACAATATAAAGCCTGAAGGAAAAAGAGAAACACGGAAAGAGAAAATTGGAAGCTAGCCACTACAATCGCTGTAGACATTTTTCATGATCGCGTACCATATAATTTTTGCGTAAAGGCAATTAAAAGCCACAACGTAGCATCTGAAAACAGCCGTTGCACTCACAAATATTGTATGTGTACTTTTCTTGCTTTGTTGAAgtatatttttctttgatatttcgTTCTGCTTAGTTTATTATTTTCAGCATTTAATTTCCTAAATgtccctttttttattttccataaaTTAGTTTTAAATGAGATTGACGTGTTTACCAGTTAGTTTTAATGTTATTCAACCTTGTTTCATtgaacatgtacatgtacaaaatAGGAATCGTAATATTTATGTcttcaaaatacatttcaaaacatgtttactTTTTGTTGTAGACTATTTGTCACATAATGCTACTTTAATAACGATATTATTAACGTAATATGATGTAAGCATGTAAAGGAAGTAACATTTAGGTGCTCTTAAGAAATTGTAAAGATGCAAATGTTAGGTTTGGATGATAGTTTACAGCAATATTATCACACTTAAAACTGAGCATTGCTTTAAATGTGATTAAACCTGAGTCGATCTTGCCACACTTTTAAAGTTATACATATCTTTTTGAAAAGGATGTTCCTTATCGTTAAAAATTTTGTTCACAGTAGTTATCCAACTGTTTGACTATTTGAAATGGAAGTTAATTAAACAGCTTTGTGGTTAGATTATTACATAGAAATGTTTTGCTTTTAGATAAGCCAACGCAAATTTTGCTTTAATGTATTCATAAGAATAATTTGAACAACAACAAGCAATACAGTGTCCGTTttggaaatcatatcaaaataacagacCTGACAAAAGAAGTTGCCTCTTTACAAATGGATATCAAGTTATTCGTATGTAATGtatgtcaaatattaaaaaagaagcaaggcattaaataaataaaaacattggAAACGTTTTTACCGTACAAAGAGTACCGAGTATTGCTCTGTATCGACAGAGAATCTGATTATTGGATTTTATCAGGGAGACAAATTTTAACATATGAATCTAGAAATAACTGAATACTATACTTAAGTATtaagttttttccaaaaaaaaatcatggagaATGAATTCATGAGCTAGAATATAACACATGTGAATTTAAACTCAGTAATTCATAATATGAAATGAAGGAGTGTTGTAACGTATTGATATGTATCTGTGAAAGGTAGGGTTGGCTATTGGAGGTTATTTAAAGGATATGTGGAGAAAGATATACTCACAGTTTGAAAAGAAACTGCTTTTTCCCTACCATATCACGAAACGTGGTTTACTTTTAAACATTGGTGTGTAGCGAAAACCGATTGAGATGTTTGAGTTAGCTTTCTTAAGTATTTTACACGTTAGCAAAGTGTAGAGAATACAGTATTTAGGCATAGGAAAACCAGTTATAACTATTTTAGCCTTTTTTTTGTTAACGCAATATGTGTGGTTAAATTAAAAGTCGAAACATTGTTGTCCTATCGCGAAGTTAAAAAATGTGAGTATATTTAATTGAAGGCCTTCTTATTGAATAAATCAGGATGCTAACACTTCAGTTTGTCACATCATTTAATATTAACAGAGTAAGCTCAACAACACACTAACGCAAGTTATGTTACTTTAGAAACAgtcagaagatattcaatggtaaaatacaaaatatatttaataatagaAAGACTTACCATTTCTGTTCCAAACGAGTTCCATATCGTCAAAACAGTAAAACAAACTTTGACAAACTTCTCCATTTTTTCGGGTTTGTATAAATGTTACGCAAAAATATATTCGATGAAGTGCAAGATGCCAAATGACACAGCGTATCTATTCAGGGGTTACCAACACCTTATTGGAATGACCGCAGTAGTATGGATGTCCATTAATgccattattttatttgaaatataatttggtGAACAGCTTATACAAATGTACTGCACATCTGTAGTATCCGTAGGCTTGTATGTAAATATGACTATTCGACATGCGCAATCAAACTTAATATTATTCAGAGCTATTTATATCTTGAACATTCagtatatagtacagtaagctTAGGTTGCATGGTGTTGAATTGTCCTTGATCCGATAAATACAGCAAAACACCTAGTGTATATTTATTGACTATCGTGCATCTATTTCCAAGGACAGCAATGATATTGTAATTCAATAATAGTaaaatgtcttttgtttttaaaacgaATATCAATTACGGTGGTCACTTATATTTAATGTTACATCTAGTGTGGTTCATATAGTTAAGTCTTTTGTAGTTGAATGTCGAAATAATGACGTCAATGATTCCAAGCCGATGAAAAGAGAAGGAATGATGATTTGCTTGTTAAGAACCCTTTATGAGTGATTAACTTAGCTAAGTTACTACACTTTTACGTTGGAAggcaaaaataaagaagaataaaaaagacaGGAAGTGATTCTACTAATCAGCACTATATAACATGCATGAACTAGTACAATACATCTTATATGCCGTGAAATGTACGGTATGATCTATTCTATactatcaatatatatgtacaaatatctaATTTACACATTTTGGAAAATGTCGATGATTTGAAGCGGTAAGCTATATAAACAATACTTCCTTGTCTATGATGCCTACGTCACACCCTGTTTGCGGAATCGAGCATCCTCACATCTGATTGAATAAACATGTCAGCTATTTTGCTGGGCTTTGATTCAATTATTGACGGCAAGATTAACATCCATACTGGCTGTAAATTGTGTAGAAAAGCTTTTCGTcatatatataagatattgaATCTAAGAGATTTTAAGCACTTTTGCATAGGTACTTTGATATTAGATAAAAACCTCTcttttaatgaaattaatttatattaatcaGCAGGGGAGTAGCTAGAGCTTCTTTTTAAGCGTAGAGCTACGTTATAGTTGAACTATAGGCGGTTTTCATTTAACCGTTGCCCACAGTTATCAGAGGGTCTTGAGCGTTGGTTCCCAACAGTTTTAGCCAACGTTTGAATCTGCCAGTCGGGTTTTTGGATGAATTATTGAAAGAGTGCCAGCGTACGTACGAAATTTTGCTATTTCGctgacagtggcgtagccagatgTGGAAGGATAGTTTCtactcccacacacacacacaaaacatttttaGGGACGATAACTGAGACGGCAAAGAAAATAGccaaaagagaaataaatagcTCTCATACTCATATATGATACTGGAGAGGCTACTTGATTTTACAGCAACGCTTGGAGTACTTCTCAGAAGGTTTCCCTCTCTAGCTATGGGCCTACGTAGCACAGAAAGAGGTTTCTCTTATCAAGTTGAGTCAGTAATTGATACTTCTAGTCAAAGTTCCGTGAGTCGTATGACACTGGATTGTcttaaataagaaaaaacacACATGTCCATTTGGATCACCTGGAAAGTATATAAATTCGTATACTTTCACTCATTTACTATTTGGCATTTGTAACTGTATTAGATTTAATATAGGCAAGGCCGTAGCCACTGGGACCACGGGAAAACAAACCTGACCTTTATTTTCTTGCAAATGGTTAGCA
This window of the Apostichopus japonicus isolate 1M-3 chromosome 9, ASM3797524v1, whole genome shotgun sequence genome carries:
- the LOC139974286 gene encoding uncharacterized protein yields the protein MEKFVKVCFTVLTIWNSFGTEMVIVSAEGRSSGISYFVFQQPAYPRDCKEVSNTCSSTHNTSGVFLIKPDGYPEPFEAYCDNDLDSGGWTVLQRRRSDSVNFNRNWKEFRNGFGFLGSEFWIGNEKITVLTNQKRYQLRMDFENVAGDTYYVTYDKFRISDEWGKYHISSLGTFVKSDGIIPERCPANEIFSNEICERTCDDPDTCISATSRRETEQCVCVGDYLRQEEQCIPLNQCNCFVADKGSVLTEDQFHANSGCTRKSTCMNNRLIEESYQCSEHATCDTRTGVRKCYCNQNYHGDGVTCTHNCFVADKGSVLREGQFYANSRCTRKSTCRNNRLVDSSYQCSEHATCDTRNGVRKCFCDPNYQGDGVTCTHNCFVADRGSVLTEGQFQANLGCSRKSTCRNNRLIDESYRCSEHATCDTRNGVRKCYCNPNYQGDGVTCTHNCFVADKGSVLREGQFYANSRCTRKSTCRNNRLIDESYRCSAHATCDTRNGDRKCYCNDGYEGDGVTCTRVIAKDCYELYVSSTRSDGVYTIYPDGLPSGIQVYCEMESNGGGWTVIQRRSSAAVNFSYLG